In Arthrobacter sp. B3I9, the following are encoded in one genomic region:
- a CDS encoding DUF3375 family protein, whose amino-acid sequence MSRSALSSADAIGARLRDLELLTKGPAWALTRSAPWVIAVLQASFSRARPQLPLEQFHADVDAFLEQLRRQTPGGGEQHGGTAPGPLSGKKYADEWTRKNFLTRRNQSGQIVYEVTEPAARVLAFLDSLSSERSTLNGSRLGTLLGDVEKLANETNPDQSARLESLEEEIGERRQLIEDISSGDFDGLLDDDEAVEAAGNILDLAASLPADYKKMRDRIEELVGELRNQIIEESLSKGATMAQVLEADKRLRQSPEGRTFRSFTAFLEDPQQQLRFRSAIGEVLSRQFADELSQDERETLKNLVAELRTQHSQIQRIYGKLSESLNTYVQSDDFRQSVRLRKVLREAEQAIRTLPYERERPGLVRGPVLFNAGFESLSMVKLFDPDEFAAPPKLADPIAFSDSDRVRSPRTVKASPAAIRAAYAGASSLPEAWAQLPDEERHINSIRALLAHALHEGAGFDREIWDTLDFEQIDGSTRTAYLPAVTPKKD is encoded by the coding sequence GTGTCCCGCTCCGCATTGTCGTCGGCTGACGCCATCGGCGCCCGTCTGCGTGACCTCGAACTCCTCACCAAGGGGCCGGCCTGGGCGCTGACGCGCTCCGCACCGTGGGTGATTGCCGTCCTTCAGGCCTCCTTCTCGCGCGCCCGCCCCCAACTCCCGCTGGAGCAGTTCCACGCGGACGTCGATGCCTTCCTCGAACAGCTCCGGCGCCAGACGCCCGGCGGCGGAGAGCAGCATGGCGGAACCGCCCCGGGACCGCTCTCCGGAAAGAAATATGCGGACGAATGGACCCGAAAGAACTTCCTGACCCGGCGCAACCAGTCCGGGCAGATCGTCTATGAAGTCACGGAGCCCGCGGCCCGCGTCCTCGCTTTCCTGGACAGCCTCTCGAGTGAACGCTCCACCCTCAACGGGTCCCGGCTCGGGACGTTGCTGGGAGACGTGGAGAAGCTTGCCAATGAGACGAACCCGGACCAGAGCGCCCGGCTGGAGTCCCTGGAGGAGGAGATCGGCGAACGGCGCCAGCTCATCGAGGACATCAGCTCCGGGGACTTCGACGGCCTGCTCGACGACGACGAGGCCGTGGAAGCCGCCGGCAACATCCTGGACCTGGCGGCCAGCCTGCCGGCGGACTACAAGAAGATGCGCGACCGGATCGAGGAGCTCGTTGGTGAGCTCCGCAACCAGATCATCGAGGAGTCGCTGAGCAAGGGTGCCACCATGGCTCAGGTCCTGGAGGCCGACAAGCGGCTCCGGCAAAGTCCCGAGGGGCGGACGTTCCGCTCCTTCACCGCATTCCTGGAGGACCCCCAGCAGCAGCTCCGTTTCCGCTCCGCGATCGGCGAGGTGCTCAGCCGGCAGTTCGCAGACGAGCTGAGCCAGGACGAACGCGAAACCCTGAAAAACCTCGTCGCGGAGCTCCGCACGCAGCACAGCCAGATCCAGCGCATCTACGGCAAGCTAAGCGAAAGCCTCAACACCTACGTCCAGAGCGACGACTTCCGCCAGTCGGTCCGGCTCCGGAAGGTCCTGCGCGAAGCGGAGCAGGCCATCCGTACCCTCCCCTACGAACGCGAACGTCCCGGGCTGGTCCGCGGCCCGGTGCTGTTCAACGCTGGATTCGAGTCCCTCTCGATGGTCAAGCTCTTCGACCCGGACGAATTTGCGGCCCCGCCGAAGCTTGCGGATCCCATCGCGTTCAGCGACTCGGACCGGGTGCGGTCACCCCGCACCGTAAAGGCCAGCCCGGCGGCCATCCGCGCCGCTTACGCGGGCGCCTCCTCCCTGCCCGAGGCCTGGGCACAGCTGCCCGACGAGGAACGGCACATCAACTCCATCCGTGCGCTGCTCGCGCACGCGCTGCACGAGGGCGCGGGCTTCGACCGCGAAATCTGGGACACCCTCGACTTTGAACAGATCGACGGCTCCACGCGTACCGCGTACCTGCCCGCGGTCACCCCCAAGAAAGACTGA
- a CDS encoding ATP-binding protein: MSIATMLPMGELTNPGQMRLALVQVVNWGTFHGAHTMHVDRNGTLLTGNSGVGKSTLFDAMLRVFDARPRSNEAAAQRAGGAVEDKRTTFTYMRGKVGDKAVGEGSASAFQRPGATWSAVALTFDNAVGTRVTISALFDLPKNGTESSVGRYYLIDHKPLDLAALEGIAEKRFTKGALDAIFPEAQVFDVHKAFAERFRRLLGINSDQALPLLRVIQAGKGLGGSVNTFFRDQVLDAPATLAAADDVVEEFSNLMSIRQRLEDVRQQRDQLAPVPGLNKEYAQSLLDANRLRDLAGEEFEAYKQQLAVSVHEKTLARLRGLAQAKAKELGAERGVRDGLAKELRQLEADYNNQGGNAISAIEQSLENARVGLRLRQQVEESARKALSDAGLKLEWTAAGWEQAHAHAAARSAELADDSEALKELRFEAFDGHATKKRELAAAEQEFVSLKTRKSLLPPSSIENRSAIAAATGIPEENMPFGGELVDLAEGQEQWRPAAERALRSLATTLLVPGEHFAAVTRYLNDHSVRGAVRAVDVSKPLAGGALTVEDAGDTDLLRKLDILTDGPGAGAGEWIRERIALDFAYPCVEDPDELARLDKGLSLGGVVKRNRHTVEKDDRFTSRQDYVLGFDNASKLELVAAQVEDLRQELAKAAELAQSREESHQGMTRQLEALRRVAEDDRAWEQVSATVAAEELGRIEQRLKDALAAQADLEPLRGKIEVARQKHQSSTEAAAVLQSEYKALDSRLTAADSLLDAARNRLAQSPPSEATVTALEPYFAGFGDVLEMHELDNLANQVRTRLLAELHAAESRGQATSERLTRIFEGFVREWGTAISADHGTSIGAAGEFESRYHAIVSDGLPAQEAEFRQFFNQRTHESFSTLLHLLDEERRSITSRILPLNGILSEVNFHEGSFLELDIKQTLPATAKQFKDAIQNALKVRHARPGKAGAAETDDDAELTGRYKSLETLVKRLGSQSPEDRRWRAEVLDVRGHLFIQCKEHREVPGAGAKGGAKQTEVFMHADTGSMSGGERQRFTAFIMAAALSYQLGIAEQGFTTYGTVMMDEAFVLASEEFAGAGIKALHEFGFQLLLAAPENVIDLSRHLGSVTEILRDKRTNRSGVLTAPVIGPRPGAAGAWRSEANPVDIVLR; this comes from the coding sequence ATGAGCATCGCAACCATGCTGCCCATGGGCGAGCTGACGAACCCCGGCCAGATGCGGCTCGCCCTCGTGCAGGTGGTCAACTGGGGAACATTCCATGGCGCGCATACGATGCATGTGGACCGCAACGGCACCCTGCTGACCGGCAATTCCGGCGTCGGAAAGTCCACGCTGTTCGACGCGATGCTGCGGGTCTTTGATGCCCGGCCGCGTTCCAACGAGGCCGCGGCCCAGCGTGCCGGCGGCGCCGTGGAGGACAAGCGCACCACCTTCACCTACATGCGCGGCAAGGTCGGGGACAAGGCCGTGGGCGAGGGCTCGGCCAGTGCCTTCCAGCGGCCGGGGGCTACCTGGTCCGCCGTCGCGCTGACCTTCGACAACGCCGTGGGCACGCGCGTGACCATTTCCGCGCTGTTCGACCTGCCGAAGAACGGCACCGAGTCCAGCGTCGGGCGGTATTACCTGATCGACCACAAGCCGCTGGACCTGGCAGCGCTGGAAGGCATCGCGGAGAAACGGTTCACCAAGGGGGCGCTGGACGCCATCTTCCCGGAGGCCCAGGTCTTCGACGTCCACAAGGCCTTCGCGGAGCGTTTCCGGCGGCTGCTGGGGATCAATTCGGACCAGGCCCTCCCGCTGTTGCGCGTCATCCAGGCCGGCAAGGGCCTCGGCGGCAGCGTCAACACGTTCTTCCGCGACCAGGTCCTGGATGCGCCTGCCACGTTGGCCGCCGCGGACGACGTCGTCGAGGAATTCAGCAACCTGATGTCCATCCGGCAGCGGCTCGAGGATGTCCGGCAGCAACGTGACCAGCTCGCACCGGTCCCCGGGCTCAACAAGGAGTACGCCCAGTCCCTGCTCGACGCGAACCGGCTGCGGGACCTCGCCGGGGAGGAGTTCGAGGCCTACAAGCAGCAGCTGGCCGTCTCCGTGCATGAGAAGACGCTGGCCAGGCTCAGGGGCCTGGCGCAGGCCAAGGCCAAGGAGCTGGGTGCCGAGCGGGGCGTCCGGGACGGACTGGCCAAGGAACTGCGCCAGCTCGAGGCGGACTATAACAACCAGGGCGGCAACGCGATCTCCGCGATTGAGCAGTCCCTGGAGAACGCCCGGGTGGGGCTCAGGCTCCGCCAGCAGGTGGAGGAATCGGCGCGGAAGGCCTTGTCCGATGCGGGCCTTAAACTGGAATGGACGGCGGCCGGCTGGGAGCAGGCGCACGCGCACGCGGCCGCCCGTTCGGCTGAGCTGGCCGACGACTCGGAAGCGCTCAAGGAACTGCGCTTCGAGGCCTTCGACGGTCACGCCACCAAGAAGCGCGAGCTTGCGGCCGCCGAGCAGGAATTCGTCTCGCTGAAGACGCGCAAGTCGCTGCTGCCGCCGTCGAGCATTGAGAACCGGAGTGCCATCGCTGCCGCCACGGGTATTCCGGAAGAGAACATGCCCTTCGGCGGCGAGCTGGTCGATCTCGCTGAGGGCCAGGAGCAGTGGCGGCCCGCGGCCGAGCGTGCGCTGCGCAGCCTCGCCACCACGCTGCTGGTCCCGGGGGAACACTTCGCCGCAGTCACCCGGTACCTCAACGATCACTCCGTCCGCGGTGCGGTGCGCGCGGTGGACGTCTCCAAGCCCCTCGCCGGGGGCGCGCTGACCGTGGAGGATGCGGGGGACACCGACCTGCTGCGGAAGCTGGACATTCTCACCGACGGCCCTGGGGCGGGTGCCGGCGAGTGGATCCGCGAACGGATCGCCCTGGATTTTGCGTACCCGTGCGTCGAGGACCCGGATGAGCTCGCGCGGCTGGATAAGGGCCTCAGCCTGGGCGGCGTGGTCAAGCGCAACCGACACACCGTGGAAAAGGACGACCGGTTCACGTCCCGGCAGGACTATGTCCTCGGCTTCGACAACGCGTCCAAGCTTGAACTGGTCGCGGCGCAGGTCGAGGACCTGCGGCAGGAGCTTGCCAAGGCTGCCGAACTGGCACAGAGCCGGGAAGAATCGCACCAGGGGATGACCCGGCAGCTTGAGGCCCTGCGGCGTGTCGCCGAGGACGACCGCGCGTGGGAGCAGGTTTCGGCCACCGTGGCCGCGGAGGAGCTCGGCCGGATCGAGCAACGGTTGAAGGATGCCCTCGCGGCGCAGGCCGACCTGGAGCCCTTGCGCGGCAAGATCGAAGTTGCCCGGCAGAAGCACCAGTCCAGCACCGAGGCCGCTGCCGTGTTGCAGAGCGAGTACAAGGCCCTCGATTCGCGGTTGACGGCTGCCGATTCGCTGCTGGACGCCGCGCGCAACCGGCTGGCGCAGTCGCCGCCGTCGGAGGCCACCGTGACCGCGCTGGAACCGTACTTCGCCGGTTTCGGCGACGTCCTGGAAATGCACGAACTCGACAACCTCGCCAACCAGGTGCGGACCCGGCTCCTGGCGGAGCTGCACGCCGCTGAGTCCCGCGGTCAGGCGACGTCGGAGCGGCTCACCCGGATCTTCGAGGGCTTCGTCCGCGAATGGGGCACGGCGATCTCCGCGGACCACGGCACCTCGATCGGGGCGGCGGGGGAGTTCGAGTCCCGCTACCACGCCATTGTCAGCGACGGTCTGCCCGCCCAGGAGGCCGAATTCAGGCAGTTTTTCAACCAGCGCACGCACGAGTCCTTCAGCACGCTGCTGCATCTGCTGGACGAGGAACGCCGGTCCATCACCAGCCGCATCCTCCCGCTCAACGGAATCCTGTCAGAGGTGAACTTCCACGAGGGCAGCTTCCTGGAGCTGGACATCAAGCAGACGCTTCCCGCTACCGCGAAGCAGTTCAAGGACGCCATCCAGAACGCGCTGAAGGTCCGGCACGCGCGGCCGGGTAAGGCCGGCGCAGCGGAGACTGACGACGACGCCGAGCTCACCGGCCGCTACAAGTCCCTCGAAACGCTGGTCAAGCGGCTCGGCTCGCAGTCGCCGGAGGACCGCAGGTGGCGTGCCGAGGTGCTGGATGTCCGCGGGCACCTGTTCATCCAGTGCAAGGAGCACCGCGAGGTCCCGGGCGCTGGTGCAAAGGGCGGGGCCAAGCAGACCGAGGTCTTCATGCACGCGGACACCGGATCCATGTCCGGCGGCGAGCGGCAGCGCTTCACCGCGTTCATCATGGCCGCGGCGCTGAGCTACCAGCTGGGCATTGCCGAGCAGGGCTTCACCACCTACGGCACCGTGATGATGGATGAGGCCTTTGTCCTCGCGTCGGAAGAATTCGCGGGTGCCGGCATCAAGGCGCTGCACGAGTTCGGCTTCCAGCTGCTGCTGGCCGCCCCGGAGAACGTCATCGACCTGTCGCGGCACCTCGGCTCCGTCACGGAAATCCTGCGGGACAAACGCACCAACCGGTCCGGGGTGCTGACCGCACCAGTGATCGGTCCGCGGCCCGGAGCTGCAGGAGCCTGGCGCTCGGAGGCAAACCCGGTGGACATCGTCCTCCGCTGA
- a CDS encoding iron-siderophore ABC transporter substrate-binding protein, with amino-acid sequence MTAPVSTDLPPSSSRAGRLRKARKSAAAKSAAVLAATVLSLTACTTGAASSAPADSAAPSASSAFPVTIKHVFGETTIPEQPKRVVTVSWVNDDVSIALGVVPVGVPKNEWGGNDLGSTPWKDAALEKLGAGFGSEKAPAQFSEADGVNFTEIAKLNPDVILGAYSGLKEEDYKKLSEIAPVVAYPDIAYGTPWQETTTMIGTALGKKAEATKLVADTEATITDKVSKYPQLAGKTYIYGNLEPAKSNGVNVYTANDNRPRFLDSLGMKLAPVVEEKSKGSSDFFIPWSAEKANELESDIFVTWVPDSATTASIKADPLLGQIPAIKTGALVADSDNTLTLSISASSPLSLPWSLDTFLPQLAAAADKAAK; translated from the coding sequence ATGACCGCCCCCGTTTCCACAGACCTGCCGCCCTCTTCCTCCCGCGCCGGGCGGCTCCGCAAGGCCCGGAAGAGTGCCGCCGCCAAGTCCGCGGCGGTGCTGGCCGCCACCGTTTTGTCGCTGACCGCCTGCACCACCGGTGCCGCATCCTCCGCGCCGGCCGATTCTGCCGCCCCGAGTGCCAGTTCGGCCTTCCCGGTCACCATCAAGCACGTCTTCGGCGAAACCACCATTCCGGAACAGCCGAAGCGAGTCGTAACCGTCTCGTGGGTCAACGACGACGTCTCGATCGCCCTCGGAGTAGTCCCGGTGGGGGTGCCCAAGAACGAGTGGGGCGGCAATGACCTCGGATCCACGCCGTGGAAGGATGCCGCCCTCGAAAAGCTCGGCGCGGGCTTCGGCTCCGAGAAGGCCCCGGCCCAGTTCTCCGAGGCGGACGGGGTCAACTTCACCGAAATCGCCAAGCTCAACCCCGACGTGATCCTCGGCGCGTACTCCGGCCTGAAAGAAGAGGATTACAAAAAGCTCAGCGAAATCGCGCCGGTGGTCGCGTATCCGGACATCGCCTACGGCACGCCGTGGCAGGAAACCACCACCATGATCGGCACCGCGCTGGGCAAGAAAGCGGAGGCCACGAAGCTGGTCGCGGACACCGAAGCCACCATCACGGACAAAGTTTCGAAGTACCCGCAGCTGGCGGGCAAGACCTACATCTACGGCAACCTCGAGCCCGCCAAGAGCAACGGCGTCAATGTCTACACGGCCAACGACAACCGGCCCCGTTTCCTTGACTCCCTCGGCATGAAGCTGGCACCGGTGGTCGAAGAGAAGTCGAAGGGCTCCTCCGACTTCTTCATCCCGTGGTCCGCGGAGAAGGCCAACGAACTTGAGTCCGACATCTTTGTCACCTGGGTTCCGGACTCCGCCACCACCGCCTCCATCAAGGCCGACCCGCTGCTGGGCCAGATCCCCGCTATCAAGACCGGCGCCCTGGTGGCCGACTCGGACAACACACTGACCCTGTCCATCTCGGCCTCCTCTCCGCTGAGCCTGCCGTGGTCCCTCGACACTTTCCTGCCGCAGCTTGCTGCTGCCGCAGACAAAGCAGCGAAGTAG